The Populus trichocarpa isolate Nisqually-1 chromosome 2, P.trichocarpa_v4.1, whole genome shotgun sequence genome has a window encoding:
- the LOC7468726 gene encoding 60S ribosomal protein L18a, with translation MVSFRFHQYQVVGRALPTESDEHPKIYRMKLWATNEVRSKSKFWYFLRKLKKVKKSNGQILAINEIFEKNPTKIKNYGIWLRYQSRTGYHNMYKEYRDTTLNGAVEQMYNEMASRHRVRSPCIQIIKTATIPAKLCKRESTKQFHNSKIKFPLVFKKVRPPTRKLKTTYKASRPNLFM, from the exons ATGGTTTCTTTCAGG TTTCACCAGTACCAAGTGGTCGGGAGAGCACTTCCAACTGAGTCCGATGAGCATCCAAAGATCTACCGCATGAAGCTTTGGGCAACGAACGAGGTCCGTTCAAAATCAAAGTTCTG GTACTTCTTGAGGAAGCTTAAGAAGGTCAAGAAAAGCAATGGACAAATTCTTGCCATCAATGAG ATTTTTGAGAAGAATCCTACCAAGATCAAGAACTATGGAATATGGCTGCGATACCAGAGCAGAACTGGTTATCACAACATGTACAAGGAATACAGGGATACAACTCTGAATGGTGCTGTTGAACAGATGTACAACGAGATGGCATCTCGCCACAGGGTTAGGTCACCATGCATCCAGATCATCAAGACTGCTACCATCCCTGCAAAGCTTTGCAAGAGAGAGAGTACCAAGCAGTTCCACAATTCCAAAATCAAGTTCCCATTGGTGTTCAAGAAGGTTAGACCCCCAACCAGGAAGCTCAAGACAACATACAAGGCATCCAGGCCCAACCTGTTTATGTAA
- the LOC7468727 gene encoding 3-hydroxyisobutyryl-CoA hydrolase-like protein 5, producing MAQEVVNPEEQVVLGEEIDHVRLITLNRPRQLNVISSKVVSLLADFLEKLEKDDNTKLILIKGAGRAFSAGGDLRMFYDGRTSKDSCLEVVYRMYWLCHHIHTYKKTQVALVHGISMGGGASLMVPMKFSVVTEKTVFSTPEASIGFHTDCGFSYILSRLPGHLGEFLALTGARLNGKELVAAGMATHFVPFEKLPELEKRLISLNSGDENAVKSVIEEFSVDIQLDEDSVLNKLSIIDECFSKDTVVDIIKSFGLEASKDGNGWIGAILKGLKRSSPTGLKITLRSIREGRKQTLAECLEKEFRLTMNILRTTISADVYEGIRALTIDKDNAPKWDPPTCDEVDDSKVDLVFQPFKDNLELQIPENEKHRWEGKYEHSAYAALNATEIAK from the exons ATGGCTCAAGAAGTTGTTAACCCAGAAGAGCAG GTTGTTCTTGGAGAAGAGATAGATCATGTTAGGCTGATCACATTGAACAGGCCTCGTCAATTGaatgttatttcatcaaaagTG GTTTCTCTGCTGGCAGATTTCTTAGAGAAATTGGAAAAAGATGATAACACCAAACTTATATTAATCAAG GGTGCTGGGCGAGCATTTTCTGCTGGTGGGGATCTAAGAATGTTCTATGATGGCAGGACATCAA AGGATTCTTGTCTTGAAGTGGTTTACAGAATGTACTGGCTTTGCCATCACATCCATACTTATAAGAAAACCCAG GTTGCTCTCGTCCATGGAATTTCAATGGGAGGAGGTGCATCATTGATGGTCCCGATGAAGTTTTCAGTCGTCACAGAGAAAACT GTTTTTTCCACTCCAGAAGCAAGTATAGGATTTCATACTGATTGTGGTTTCTCATACATACTATCTCGTCTCCCTGGTCATTTGG GGGAATTCTTAGCCTTGACAGGTGCGAGGCTGAATGGTAAGGAATTGGTCGCTGCTGGAATGGCAACTCATTTTGTCCCATTTGAG AAACTGCCTGAGCTAGAGAAGCGTCTTATAAGCTTGAACTCTGGTGATGAGAATGCAGTGAAATCTGTTATTGAAGAATTTTCTGTGGACATACAGCTTGATGAAGACAGCGTTTTAAACAA GTTGTCAATTATTGATGAGTGCTTTTCAAAGGATACTGTGGTAGATATCATCAAATCATTT GGACTTGAGGCAAGCAAGGATGGAAATGGATGGATAGGTGCAATACTGAAAGGGTTGAAAAGATCATCCCCTACTGGATTGAAAATCACTCTCAGATCG ATTCGTGAAGGAAGGAAGCAGACACTGGCTGAGTGTCTTGAGAAGGAATTCAGACTAACAATGAACATACTCCGAACCACCATATCTGCTGATGTCTATGAG gGTATTCGGGCTCTCACCATTGACAAGGATAATGCTCCTAAG TGGGACCCACCAACTTGTGACGAAGTGGATGACTCTAAAGTGGACCTGGTATTCCAGCCGTTCAAAGATAATTTGGAGCTCCAAATTCCTGAAAACGAAAAGCACAG GTGGGAAGGCAAATATGAACACTCAGCCTATGCTGCTCTAAATGCAACAGAAATAGCAAAATAA